Proteins co-encoded in one Sebastes umbrosus isolate fSebUmb1 chromosome 20, fSebUmb1.pri, whole genome shotgun sequence genomic window:
- the LOC119479456 gene encoding NHL repeat-containing protein 3-like has product MLMKKRGQTCLIASSMASFVVLMMVLYGTIVTQQPGSSSLRQDYQMLGRPLYKLDLGWPKNPELFTGDVFGVAVNQYSGVVYVAQRGDNVPKVLVFTTDGDFLMAWNTTTLEMPHGIFLADAASSNPTVWITDVGNGPYGHCIKQYSPSGNLLQVLGTRGEAGAGLNPLQFDQPAEIFVHDSGEIYIVDGDGGMNNRLIKLSKDKEVLWMHGEKGQGMAQFYIPHSVTVDNALRVWVADRGNKRIQVFNSITGDWLGTWGSCFTEDAPYSVRLTPDKKYFVVVQLNTNQISLLDAPPVGLIGQCTVVSVIQLADDVKPHLVDLDLKTGALYVAEIGAQQAQKFTPFSLGGSLL; this is encoded by the exons ATGCTGATGAAGAAGAGAGGCCAAACGTGTTTGATAGCGTCCAGTATGGCTTCATTCGTTGTCCTCATGATGGTGCTGTACGGCACCATCGTCACCCAGCAGCCAGGCAGCTCCAGCCTCAGACAGGACTACCAGATGCTGGGCAGACCCCTCTACAAGCTGGACCTGGGCTGGCCCAAGAACCCGGAGCTCTTCACCGGGGACGTGTTCGGAGTGGCTGTCAACCAGTATTCAGGGGTGGTGTATGTGGCACAGAGAg GTGACAATGTGCCCAAGGTGCTGGTGTTCACCACGGATGGTGATTTCCTCATGGCCTGGAACACAACCACCCTGGAGATGCCTCACGGAATATTTTTAGCAGACGCTGCCTCCTCAAACCCCACCGTGTGGATCACAGACGTGGGGAACGGCCCGTACGGCCACTGCATCAAACAGTACTCGCCATCTGGGAACCTCCTACAG GTGCTTGGTACACGAGGGGAGGCAGGCGCCGGGTTGAACCCTCTGCAGTTCGACCAGCCAGCTGAGATCTTCGTCCACGACTCCGGAGAGATATACATCGTGGACGGCGACGGCGGGATGAACAACCGCCTCATCAAGCTGTCCAAAGATAAGGAGGTGTTGTGGATGCACGGAGAGAAAGGACAAGGCATGGCTCAGTTCTACATCCCCCACAGCGTGACCGTGGACAACGCCCTGAGGGTGTGGGTGGCCGACAGGGGGAATAAGAGGATCCAGGTCTTTAACTCCATCACGGGGGACTGGCTGGGGACGTGGGGGAGCTGCTTCACCGAGGACGCGCCCTACTCCGTCCGCCTGACCCCGGACAAGAAGTATTTTGTTGTCGTCCAGCTCAACACCAACCAGATTTCGCTGCTGGATGCCCCACCGGTGGGATTGATCGGCCAGTGCACTGTGGTCAGTGTGATCCAGCTGGCCGATGACGTGAAGCCCCACCTGGTAGACCTGGACCTGAAGACGGGGGCCCTGTACGTGGCTGAGATCGGAGCTCAGCAGGCCCAGAAGTTCACCCCCTTCAGTCTGGGTGGAAGCCTCCTGTAG
- the nrbf2b gene encoding nuclear receptor-binding factor 2b, with protein sequence MTVRGGQRGVSCSVTRRSIESMEVMDSPLNLAHQQCRTADRLVVAGKYEEAISCHGKAADLLTNAMKTTQCEQARLSMELQRDSHIKQQRLIQERWKREARREATKARPGQVQPSSSPALLTQTQTAGQLQPHGSPGLSAAEGGGIREREYDTLLYQLQTRQTGGCQPLTPLCPGSKTTKDDKTRLEEQQTTIKDLRRLVDHLMDENQRLTTEKERLQSENVRLRSEAVEAVDFGERSELWVLPQAGGAMGTGGGQERKSTGKGKEIAIPQLPPLEMPAQEDLCLDDLPPLELPEDIQNELQELLDRDKL encoded by the exons ATGACAGTCCGTGGGGGACAGAGAGGAGTTTCATGTAGTGTAACCCGTCGAAGTATCGAGTCCATGGAGGTCATGGACAGCCCGCTGAATCTG GCTCATCAGCAGTGCAGGACGGCAGACCGTTTGGTAGTGGCTGGGAAGTATGAAGAGGCCATCTCCTGCCATGGAAAAGCAGCAG aTCTTTTGACAAATGCAATGAAGACAACACAGTGTGAGCAG GCTCGTCTGTCCATGGAGCTGCAGAGGGACAGTCATATCAAACAGCAGCGACTGATCCAAGAGCGTTGGAAGAGAGAGGCTCGTCGCGAGGCAACGAAGGCCCGACCCGGCCAGGTGCAGCCCTCCAGCAGCCCAGCCCTCCTTACCCAAACCCAGACCGCAGGCCAGCTGCAGCCCCACGGCTCCCCGGGCCTCTCGGCCGCAGAGGGGGGAGGAATCAGGGAGAGAGAGTACGACACCTTGCTCTACCAGCTTCAGACTCGGCAGACCGGAGGCTGCCAGCCTTTGACTCCACTGTGCCCCGGATCTAAGACCACCAAAGACGACAAAACTCGCCTGGAAGAACAACAGACCACCATCAAGGACCTGCGGCGCCTGGTCGACCACCTGATGGATGAAAACCAGCGGCTGACGACCGAGAAGGAGCGGCTACAGTCGGAAAACGTCCGGCTGCGCTCCGAGGCGGTCGAGGCTGTGGACTTTGGGGAGCGCTCGGAGCTCTGGGTGCTGCCACAAGCAGGCGGCGCCATGGGAACAGGGGGTGGGCAGGAGAGGAAAAGCACGGGGAAGGGAAAGGAGATCGCAATCCCTCAGCTGCCACCGCTGGAGATGCCAGCTCAGGAAGATCTGTGTCTGGACGACCTGCCTCCTCTGGAGCTGCCAGAGGACATCCAGAATGAACTACAGGAGCTACTGGACAGGGACAAACTGTGA